One region of Salvia miltiorrhiza cultivar Shanhuang (shh) chromosome 3, IMPLAD_Smil_shh, whole genome shotgun sequence genomic DNA includes:
- the LOC131017521 gene encoding disease resistance RPP8-like protein 3 isoform X1, with protein MLLNYPLRQFRPSRSMSEALLFSVIQKLDITYREERETDEHMERVIKEMREILNIVSDKKLEDGRRLNFLVSDLVDVADDALDLFTKPGDFSAFYESIHSWMGEIKKQMLKLGDDESNMTSSENVEDDVDVVGLDKDVEMLLRTNIIGGFGYWKPVLIKGMPGVGKTTLAKEIYNHATVVERFDRRAWVCLSTNVTLKELLIRLIQQVEDPQNLHTSSLLENMDNRSLRDMLTQHLQGTRYLIVLDDLPRQMRLSFLEALPEEFNGSRLLFTSHTTQMDIYVAREDVHQMKTLDSKESWQLFLKTINHGNKLTGGHKFPMNLEHMAKQMLRKCDGLPLAIKEVGKQLAERKLSGGSEWEELLESVDFGSTLKLLEPFYQKLDPRLESCFLSMAFFRENTTLKAEKVTEIWVAGGLVDSRYNCGFNLYGLINESVIEVREKSTEYRMNVVLHMLSIQKAEEKLGLEILRNNGNNNQPSESPRHHRVIICSRDKFNHSTDQDKHIVSLFFHGGGYLDTSPSYWESFELLKILDLEDFGLKILPESIGTLVKVRYLGLRNNYVKVLPDSLGCLEKLEVLDIAHNFMVQMPDIIWKMDSLVHIYMSDVICQKPLKIDALQLLETLTYVSVDNWTYALPGLKMLTSLKKLGIEGLDGNSDVSKMMASLAELKNLEHLILRGYRFRRMPCLDELRILHSLKTLKLDGLLARLPNNLPRKIESLTLIDSCLAEDPMPLLGKLSLSYLKLRNAYTGQQMVILHNSFRRLEVLCIEELWNLRNIQCGNDALHSLLKLEIHDCPYLDTLPECIPNMNEIKMVTTKSIAAKIRNSDFISKAVVVNINP; from the exons ATGTTGTTAAATTACCCATTACGGCAGTTTCGTCCAAGCAGAAGCATGTCCGAGGCCCTCCTCTTTTCGGTGATACAGAAGCTGGACATCACTTATCGAGAGGAAAGGGAAACAGATGAGCATATGGAAAGGGTAAttaaagagatgagagagattCTCAATATTGTGAGTGATAAGAAATTGGAAGATGGGAGAAGACTAAATTTTTTAGTATCCGACCTTGTCGACGTGGCTGACGATGCCCTCGACCTTTTCACAAAACCTGGTGACTTTTCTGCGTTCTATGAGTCTATCCATAGTTGGATGGGAGAGATCAAAAAGCAGATGCTTAAACTGGGAGATGATGAGTCCAACATGACATCATCAGAAAATGTTGAAGATGATGTAGATGTGGTGGGCTTGGACAAAGATGTCGAAATGCTGCTTCGCACAAATATTAttggtgggtttggatactggAAGCCTGTTCTTATCAAAGGGATGCCTGGTGTCGGAAAGACAACTCTTGCCAAAGAGATATACAACCATGCAACGGTCGTCGAGCGATTCGACCGCCGTGCTTGGGTATGCCTTTCTACTAATGTAACTCTTAAAGAGCTGCTTATCAGACTAATACAACAGGTAGAAGATCCTCAGAATCTCCATACATCTTCGTTATTGGAGAATATGGACAACCGAAGCCTCCGAGATATGCTTACCCAACACCTGCAAGGAACGCGATATTTGATAGTACTCGACGACCTGCCCAGACAAATGCGCTTGTctttcttggaagctcttccagaagaat TTAATGGAAGTAGATTGCTCTTCACAAGTCACACGACGCAAATGGACATATATGTAGCCAGAGAAGATGTTCATCAAATGAAAACTTTAGATTCTAAGGAGAGCTGGCAATTGTTTTTGAAAACAATAAACCATGGTAATAAACTGACGGGGGGGCACAAATTCCCAATGAACTTGGAACATATGGCGAAACAAATGTTGAGAAAATGTGATGGCCTTCCATTAGCTATAAAAGAGGTTGGAAAGCAGTTAGCGGAAAGAAAACTCTCAGGGGGGAGTGAATGGGAAGAACTTCTTGAATCAGTTGATTTTGGTTCAACATTGAAGTTATTGGAACCATTTTATCAAAAGTTGGATCCCAGACTGGAGTCATGTTTCTTGTCTATGGCCTTCTTTAGGGAAAATACAACTTTGAAGGCAGAAAAGGTTACAGAGATATGGGTTGCAGGAGGACTAGTAGATTCAAGATATAACTGTGGATTCAACTTATATGGTTTAATCAATGAATCCGTTATTGAAGTCAGGGAAAAGAGCACAGAGTATCGCATGAATGTTGTGCTGCACATGCTATCCATCCAAAAAGCAGAGGAGAAGTTAGGTCTTGAGATACTAAGGAACAATGGAAATAATAATCAACCCTCTGAGAGTCCTCGTCATCATCGTGTTATCATTTGTAGCAGAGACAAGTTCAACCACTCCACGGATCAAGATAAACATAttgtttctctcttcttccatggaGGTGGCTACTTGGACACTAGTCCGTCTTATTGGGAGAGCTTTGAACTACTTAAGATACTTGACTTGGAAGATTTTGGGTTGAAGATTTTACCAGAAAGTATTGGCACATTGGTGAAAGTAAGATACTTGGGATTGAGAAACAATTATGTAAAAGTGCTCCCAGACTCATTGGGGTGCTTGGAAAAGCTTGAGGTTCTTGACATAGCTCATAACTTTATGGTGCAGATGCCGGATATCATATGGAAAATGGACAGCCTTGTTCACATCTACATGTCTGATGTCATTTGCCAGAAGCCTTTGAAGATAGATGCACTACAGCTTCTGGAGACCTTAACCTACGTCTCGGTTGATAATTGGACATATGCGCTCCCGGGATTAAAAATGTTGACTTCTCTTAAGAAATTGGGCATAGAAGGATTGGATGGAAACTCAGATGTAAGCAAGATGATGGCATCATTGGCTGAATTGAAGAATCTTGAGCACCTAATCTTAAGAGGGTATCGTTTCAGAAGAATGCCTTGTTTGGATGAGCTTCGTATTCTACACAgtctcaaaacactcaaattggATGGACTCCTTGCCAGGTTACCAAATAATCTCCCTCGAAAAATTGAATCATTGACGTTGATTGATAGTTGTCTTGCTGAAGACCCCATGCCACTACTAGGGAAGTTATCCCTAAGCTACCTCAAATTGCGGAATGCATACACTGGTCAACAAATGGTGATCTTGCACAACAGCTTCCGTCGTCTTGAAGTCTTGTGCATCGAAGAGTTATGGAATCTAAGAAATatacaatgtggaaacgatgcACTACATTCGCTTCTGAAATTAGAAATCCATGATTGTCCATATCTGGATACCCTCCCGGAGTGTATTCCAAATATGAATGAGATAAAGATGGTGACAACCAAAAGCATTGCAGCAAAGATCAGAAATTCAGACTTTATCTCCAAAGCAGTGGTTGTGAATATCAATCCATGA
- the LOC131017521 gene encoding disease resistance RPP8-like protein 3 isoform X2, whose translation MSEALLFSVIQKLDITYREERETDEHMERVIKEMREILNIVSDKKLEDGRRLNFLVSDLVDVADDALDLFTKPGDFSAFYESIHSWMGEIKKQMLKLGDDESNMTSSENVEDDVDVVGLDKDVEMLLRTNIIGGFGYWKPVLIKGMPGVGKTTLAKEIYNHATVVERFDRRAWVCLSTNVTLKELLIRLIQQVEDPQNLHTSSLLENMDNRSLRDMLTQHLQGTRYLIVLDDLPRQMRLSFLEALPEEFNGSRLLFTSHTTQMDIYVAREDVHQMKTLDSKESWQLFLKTINHGNKLTGGHKFPMNLEHMAKQMLRKCDGLPLAIKEVGKQLAERKLSGGSEWEELLESVDFGSTLKLLEPFYQKLDPRLESCFLSMAFFRENTTLKAEKVTEIWVAGGLVDSRYNCGFNLYGLINESVIEVREKSTEYRMNVVLHMLSIQKAEEKLGLEILRNNGNNNQPSESPRHHRVIICSRDKFNHSTDQDKHIVSLFFHGGGYLDTSPSYWESFELLKILDLEDFGLKILPESIGTLVKVRYLGLRNNYVKVLPDSLGCLEKLEVLDIAHNFMVQMPDIIWKMDSLVHIYMSDVICQKPLKIDALQLLETLTYVSVDNWTYALPGLKMLTSLKKLGIEGLDGNSDVSKMMASLAELKNLEHLILRGYRFRRMPCLDELRILHSLKTLKLDGLLARLPNNLPRKIESLTLIDSCLAEDPMPLLGKLSLSYLKLRNAYTGQQMVILHNSFRRLEVLCIEELWNLRNIQCGNDALHSLLKLEIHDCPYLDTLPECIPNMNEIKMVTTKSIAAKIRNSDFISKAVVVNINP comes from the exons ATGTCCGAGGCCCTCCTCTTTTCGGTGATACAGAAGCTGGACATCACTTATCGAGAGGAAAGGGAAACAGATGAGCATATGGAAAGGGTAAttaaagagatgagagagattCTCAATATTGTGAGTGATAAGAAATTGGAAGATGGGAGAAGACTAAATTTTTTAGTATCCGACCTTGTCGACGTGGCTGACGATGCCCTCGACCTTTTCACAAAACCTGGTGACTTTTCTGCGTTCTATGAGTCTATCCATAGTTGGATGGGAGAGATCAAAAAGCAGATGCTTAAACTGGGAGATGATGAGTCCAACATGACATCATCAGAAAATGTTGAAGATGATGTAGATGTGGTGGGCTTGGACAAAGATGTCGAAATGCTGCTTCGCACAAATATTAttggtgggtttggatactggAAGCCTGTTCTTATCAAAGGGATGCCTGGTGTCGGAAAGACAACTCTTGCCAAAGAGATATACAACCATGCAACGGTCGTCGAGCGATTCGACCGCCGTGCTTGGGTATGCCTTTCTACTAATGTAACTCTTAAAGAGCTGCTTATCAGACTAATACAACAGGTAGAAGATCCTCAGAATCTCCATACATCTTCGTTATTGGAGAATATGGACAACCGAAGCCTCCGAGATATGCTTACCCAACACCTGCAAGGAACGCGATATTTGATAGTACTCGACGACCTGCCCAGACAAATGCGCTTGTctttcttggaagctcttccagaagaat TTAATGGAAGTAGATTGCTCTTCACAAGTCACACGACGCAAATGGACATATATGTAGCCAGAGAAGATGTTCATCAAATGAAAACTTTAGATTCTAAGGAGAGCTGGCAATTGTTTTTGAAAACAATAAACCATGGTAATAAACTGACGGGGGGGCACAAATTCCCAATGAACTTGGAACATATGGCGAAACAAATGTTGAGAAAATGTGATGGCCTTCCATTAGCTATAAAAGAGGTTGGAAAGCAGTTAGCGGAAAGAAAACTCTCAGGGGGGAGTGAATGGGAAGAACTTCTTGAATCAGTTGATTTTGGTTCAACATTGAAGTTATTGGAACCATTTTATCAAAAGTTGGATCCCAGACTGGAGTCATGTTTCTTGTCTATGGCCTTCTTTAGGGAAAATACAACTTTGAAGGCAGAAAAGGTTACAGAGATATGGGTTGCAGGAGGACTAGTAGATTCAAGATATAACTGTGGATTCAACTTATATGGTTTAATCAATGAATCCGTTATTGAAGTCAGGGAAAAGAGCACAGAGTATCGCATGAATGTTGTGCTGCACATGCTATCCATCCAAAAAGCAGAGGAGAAGTTAGGTCTTGAGATACTAAGGAACAATGGAAATAATAATCAACCCTCTGAGAGTCCTCGTCATCATCGTGTTATCATTTGTAGCAGAGACAAGTTCAACCACTCCACGGATCAAGATAAACATAttgtttctctcttcttccatggaGGTGGCTACTTGGACACTAGTCCGTCTTATTGGGAGAGCTTTGAACTACTTAAGATACTTGACTTGGAAGATTTTGGGTTGAAGATTTTACCAGAAAGTATTGGCACATTGGTGAAAGTAAGATACTTGGGATTGAGAAACAATTATGTAAAAGTGCTCCCAGACTCATTGGGGTGCTTGGAAAAGCTTGAGGTTCTTGACATAGCTCATAACTTTATGGTGCAGATGCCGGATATCATATGGAAAATGGACAGCCTTGTTCACATCTACATGTCTGATGTCATTTGCCAGAAGCCTTTGAAGATAGATGCACTACAGCTTCTGGAGACCTTAACCTACGTCTCGGTTGATAATTGGACATATGCGCTCCCGGGATTAAAAATGTTGACTTCTCTTAAGAAATTGGGCATAGAAGGATTGGATGGAAACTCAGATGTAAGCAAGATGATGGCATCATTGGCTGAATTGAAGAATCTTGAGCACCTAATCTTAAGAGGGTATCGTTTCAGAAGAATGCCTTGTTTGGATGAGCTTCGTATTCTACACAgtctcaaaacactcaaattggATGGACTCCTTGCCAGGTTACCAAATAATCTCCCTCGAAAAATTGAATCATTGACGTTGATTGATAGTTGTCTTGCTGAAGACCCCATGCCACTACTAGGGAAGTTATCCCTAAGCTACCTCAAATTGCGGAATGCATACACTGGTCAACAAATGGTGATCTTGCACAACAGCTTCCGTCGTCTTGAAGTCTTGTGCATCGAAGAGTTATGGAATCTAAGAAATatacaatgtggaaacgatgcACTACATTCGCTTCTGAAATTAGAAATCCATGATTGTCCATATCTGGATACCCTCCCGGAGTGTATTCCAAATATGAATGAGATAAAGATGGTGACAACCAAAAGCATTGCAGCAAAGATCAGAAATTCAGACTTTATCTCCAAAGCAGTGGTTGTGAATATCAATCCATGA
- the LOC131018306 gene encoding uncharacterized protein LOC131018306 → MAASPATVPPAISPPALTALSLAPSSEAEPSSHQTETEPSILKSFAQNTTMEEQPQDVVTAATPSATPITTVAATPVATSTAISETLVPVTTAPPEILVSSTARSTEASAAATNLERVFYPDPQNVILPVTVHFASPANSSMPTKVAPNPKKRSQKNVEQPKPRKISTRRSDRIIQQPRKSGPKSPIHIDLEDEEETSGDESNAQGDDEATGQSFEGKKLSDLPLSDAHQTQSSKAAVVDEESDEYHAFSDFDLKMEKALTTELYDVAAATRRKTIQGAVCYTERIVDEKTIQYVYANMHISFGDPLSNKFGKIFVYNKVYNLSPSVINEVFEFPEVQGENVKDLDAVARVITGGNQHTWTPPMKVSSLTHLYSVLHKVMTVNWIVSSNSTVVTQQHGILLYCIGLNKPFNLGQTIFDQIASCSDKSQLAFLHFPSLIYTVLKN, encoded by the exons ATGGCTGCGTCGCCGGCAACTGTTCCTCCGGCGATCTCTCCACCGGCGCTCACAGCCTTGTCACTTGCTCCGTCGTCCGAAGCTGAACCGTCTTCTCACCAGACGGAGACGGAGCCCTCCATCCTGAAAAGTTTCGCCCAAAACACCACGATGGAAGAGCAACCACAGGACGTCGTCACCGCCGCCACTCCCTCAGCAACCCCAATCACCACCGTCGCTGCGACCCCTGTCGCCACCTCCACAGCAATCTCTGAAACCCTTGTTCCGGTCACCACCGCACCTCCAGAGATCCTTGTCTCCAGTACCGCTAGGTCGACCGAGGCCTCCGCTGCCGCCACAAATCTTGAAAGGGTTTTTTACCCCGATCCACAAAATGTCATTCTTCCAGTCACCGTTCATTTTGCTTCTCCGGCCAACTCATCAATGCCTACGAAGGTGGCCCCAAATCCAAAGAAGAGAAGCCAAAAAAATGTGGAGCAACCCAAACCAAGAAAAATTTCGACGCGCCGTTCTGATCGCATCATACAACAGCCGCGAAAATCAGGCCCAAAATCGCCTATTCACATCGATCTTGAAGATGAGGAGGAAACTTCCGGTGATGAATCAAATGCCCAGGGTGATGATGAGGCAACAGGACAATCTTTTGAGGGGAAGAAGCTGTCCGATCTCCCTCTATCTGATGCCCACCAGACACAATCTTCAAAAGCAGCAGTGGTTGATGAAGAATCAGATGAATACCATGCCTTCAGCGACTTTGATTTAAAGATGGAAAAAGCTCTCACCACTGAACTCTACGACGTCGCAGCCGCTACTCGTAGGAAAACTATCCAAGGGGCGGTATGTTACACTGAAAGAATAGTGGATGAG AAAACAATACAGTATGTCTATGCGAATATGCATATTTCCTTTGGTGATCCGTTGTCTAACAAATTTGGGAAGATTTTTGTCTACAACAAAGTTTACAATCTGTCTCCTAGTGTTATCAATGAAGTCTTTGAGTTTCCTGAGGTCCAAGGTGAGAATGTGAAGGACCTAGATGCTGTGGCACGTGTTATCACTGGTGGAAATCAACACACATGGACACCACCGATGAAGGTATCGTCCCTTACTCATCTGTATTCTGTCCTCCACAAGGTCATGACAGTCAACTGGATTGTCTCCTCTAACTCTACGGTGGTCACCCAACAGCATGGGATCTTGCTGTATTGTATTGGCCTCAACAAGCCCTTCAATCTTGGGCAAACAATCTTTGACCAGATTGCCTCCTGCAGTGATAAGTCCCAACTTGCATTTCTTCATTTTCCTTCACTCATTTACACGGTTCtgaaaaattag